The window ACGTGACGCACCTGAGCTTTTGCCTCTTCATCGGGTCCGACCATGAATCCGGGCGTATCGATCAGCGAAATGATCGGCAGGCCATGTACATCACAAAGATTCATGAATCGGGCGGCTTTGTCTGCAGCATCGGCATCAATGGCGCCGCCCAGATGTTGCGGGTTGTTGGCGATGATGCCCACAGGCTGCCCCTCAATGCGCGCGAGCGCGGTGTGTATGCCGTGTCCGAAGCCTGCACGCAGCATCAACACACTACCCACGTCGGCTATGCCCTCGATGACTTTGCGGCTGTCGTAAACGCGCAGGCGATTTTCTGGCACCACATGCCGCAGCTCCAGTGGGTTTGGGGCGGACCAGTCCTTCGTTCTGCCCTGAAACATCGACAGATAATGCTTGGCGACAGCAACGGCGTGAGCTTCATTGTCCACAAGTATGTCGATGACGCCGTTCGCAAACTGCACGCTTGCCGGGCCTACATCTTCCGGCTTGAATACTCCCAGACCACCGCCCTCAATCATTGCGGGGCCAGCCATGCCGATATTTGAATTCCTGTCTGCGATGATGACGTCACAGACACCCAGAAAGGCGGCGTTGCCCGCAAAGCATCGGCCAGACACGATGCCCAGCAGGGGCACTTCGCCGCTGAGTTCGGCCAGTGCAGCAAAGGACGGTTGGTACAAGCCGGATACGAATGGGAAGTCTACATCGCCGGGGCGGCCTCCCCCCCCTTCGGCGAATAGTACAAACGGTAGCTCGTCCCGACGCGCACGTTCCACCATACGGTCGGTTTTGATGTGGTTGCGCTTGCCCTGCGTGCCGGCCAGAACCGTTGCATCATAGGCCATGACCGCACTGAGCGACGATTCATATCCAAAGAGGTCACCGTTGATGTTGCCGAGACCTGTAACGATACCGTCAGCAGGCGTGTTGACGATCAGATCTTCTTTCGTGCGGCGGCTCGCCTGTGCGGCAATGACCAATGCACCGTACTCGACAAAGGAACCGTCATCACACAGATCAGCGAGGTTTTCACGGGCGGTGCGTTGCCCGCGAGCACGCCGCTTGGCCACCGCGTCGGGACGAGCGTCATCGTACAGAATCGCATGGCGATCAAGGACCGCTTGTAAATCGGCGCGAATGGCCGTTAAATCGACTGTTTCAGCAGCGGCTTGTGCATCTGTGCTGTTCAGATCCTGTTCCAGTACAACCAGGACGTCGTCTTCAGTCGCCTGATTTCCTTTTTCTGCTCGTATTTCAACGACGCGTCCATTGACCTCAGCGGTAACCGAGTGCTCCATCTTCATGGCCTCGATAACCGCAATGGGCTGGCCTTTTAAAACCACATCGCCAATGCCGACTGACATTTCGACAAGACGCCCGCTCAAGGGCGCACGCGAGGCGACGAGTCCCTCTTCAAATACTTCCTGATTGAGGTTTTTCGCAGCGGGTGATGCAGAAGCAGGACGCGTTGTTTCTCCAATCAGTTGATCCTGCGACGCCTGTTCGCTTTCGAGCTGAGTAGCCGTCTCAAGCAGTTCCGGTAGAGTCGATTCGATATAGCGGGTATGGTTCTTTTGCAGGCGGAAGTCATCGCGATCGACCAGTGCTTTAAGCAAATGAATGTTCGTCGCAATGCCCGCGATTCGGAATTCGGCCAGACTGCGTCGCAGACGCCTGACGACATTTGAAAAGTCATCCGTAGCGCTCGATACGATCAGCTTTGCCAACAGTGTATCGAAGGCCGGCGCGGGCGCGTACCCGCTATAGGCGTGTGTATCCACGCGCACGTCAGGACCCGTAGGTGGGTCAAAACGTTCCAGACGACCCTGCGCCGGTCGTGCCAGGCCATGGGCGTCGGTGGACTCTGCCGTCACTCGCACCTGAATGGCATAGCCTTTTGGCTGTGGCGGCTTTGCCGGGTCCAGACCCAGCATGTCCAACTGCTTTCCTTGCGCAATGCCAATTTGCAATGCTACCAGATCCACTCCGGTCACCTGT of the Advenella mimigardefordensis DPN7 genome contains:
- a CDS encoding acetyl-CoA carboxylase family protein yields the protein MKKILVANRGEIAVRLLRAVRDLGMHSVAVYSSDDANSRHRILADSSVALNEAGPSAYIDINAIITAAQRESCDAIHPGYGFLSERPDFAQACATAGITFIGPEVSQLALFGDKGSALQLARECDVPVMPATPGGASLEAITRFFDEQGGVGIVIKAVGGGGGRGMRVVKTRAEIPEFYARCRSEAMSAFGVDSLYAERLVNRARHIEVQIVGDGTHVIALGERDCTLQRRFQKVVEIAPSPVLDARLRTDILAAASKLASKVNYRSLGTFEFLVEEDESGVQTDFVFIEANPRLQVEHTITEQVTGVDLVALQIGIAQGKQLDMLGLDPAKPPQPKGYAIQVRVTAESTDAHGLARPAQGRLERFDPPTGPDVRVDTHAYSGYAPAPAFDTLLAKLIVSSATDDFSNVVRRLRRSLAEFRIAGIATNIHLLKALVDRDDFRLQKNHTRYIESTLPELLETATQLESEQASQDQLIGETTRPASASPAAKNLNQEVFEEGLVASRAPLSGRLVEMSVGIGDVVLKGQPIAVIEAMKMEHSVTAEVNGRVVEIRAEKGNQATEDDVLVVLEQDLNSTDAQAAAETVDLTAIRADLQAVLDRHAILYDDARPDAVAKRRARGQRTARENLADLCDDGSFVEYGALVIAAQASRRTKEDLIVNTPADGIVTGLGNINGDLFGYESSLSAVMAYDATVLAGTQGKRNHIKTDRMVERARRDELPFVLFAEGGGGRPGDVDFPFVSGLYQPSFAALAELSGEVPLLGIVSGRCFAGNAAFLGVCDVIIADRNSNIGMAGPAMIEGGGLGVFKPEDVGPASVQFANGVIDILVDNEAHAVAVAKHYLSMFQGRTKDWSAPNPLELRHVVPENRLRVYDSRKVIEGIADVGSVLMLRAGFGHGIHTALARIEGQPVGIIANNPQHLGGAIDADAADKAARFMNLCDVHGLPIISLIDTPGFMVGPDEEAKAQVRHVSRMFLTAAKLRVAILAIALRKGYGLGAMAMAGGGFRSASCSVSWPTGEFGPMGLEGSIRLGFKKELENVPEGPERQALYDQLVARAYERGHAINVASTTEIDAVIDPAETRTWIRQGIASASLRADRPRRSFVDAW